In a genomic window of Nyctibius grandis isolate bNycGra1 chromosome 4, bNycGra1.pri, whole genome shotgun sequence:
- the VPS39 gene encoding vam6/Vps39-like protein isoform X1 — MHDAFEHVPILEKLPLQIDCLAAWEEWLLVGTKQGHLLLYRIKKDIGCNRFEVTLEKSNKNFSKKIQQIHVVSQFKILVSLLENNVYVHDLLTFQQITTVSKAKGASLFACDLQQSNTGEEVLRMCVAVRKKLQLYFWKDREFHELQGDFSVPDVPKSMAWCENSICVGFKRDYYLIRVDGKGSIKELFPTGKQLEPLVAPVADGKVAVGQDDLTVVLNEEGICTQKCALNWTDIPIAMEHQPPYIIAVLPRYVEIRTFEPRLLVQSIELQRPRFITSGGTNIIYVASNHFVWRLIPVSIATQIQQLLQDKQFELALQLAEMKDDSDSEKRQQIHHIKNLFAFNLFCQKRFDESMQVFAKLGTDPTHVMGLYPDLLPTDYRKQLQYPNPLPGLSGAELEKAHLALIDYLTQKRSHLVKKLNDSDHQSSTSPLMEGTPTIKSKKKLLQIIDTTLLKCYLHTNVALVAPLLRLENNHCHIEESEHVLKKAHKYSELIILYEKKGLHEKALQVLVDQSKKANSPLKGHERTVQYLQHLGTENLHLVFSYSVWVLRDFPEDGLKIFTEDLPEVEALPRDKVLSFLIENFKSLTIPYLEHIIHVWEETGADFHNCLIQLYCEKVQGLMKEYLNSFPADRTPVPAGEEGGDLGDYRKKLLLFLEKSSWYEPSQLISDFPFDGLLEERALLLGRMGKHEQALFIYVHILKDTNMAENYCHKHYERNKDGNKDVYLSLLRMYLSPPSVHCLGPIKMEVLEPQANLQAALQVLELHHSKLDTTKAINLLPANTQISEIRIFLEKVLEENAQKKRFNQVLKNLLHAEFLRVQEERILHQQVKCIITEEKVCTVCKKKIGNSAFARYPNAIVVHYFCSKEVNTLDT, encoded by the exons ATGCACGACGCCTTCGAGCATGTACCGATCCTCGAGAAACTGCCGCTGCAGATCGACTGCCTGGCGGCCTGGG AGGAATGGCTCCTTGTTGGTACGAAACAAGGACATCTTCTTCTTTACAGGATCAAGAAAGACATAG GTTGCAATAGGTTTGAAGTGACACTAGAGAAATCCAACAAGAACTTCTCAAAAAAGATTCAGCAG ATTCATGTTGTTTCTCAGTTTAAAATTCTGGTCAGTCTATTAG aaaataacgTTTATGTTCATGACCTGTTGACGTTTCAACAAATCACCACGGTTTCCAAGGCAAAAGGTGCATCTCTCTTTGCTTGTGATCTTCAG CAGTCAAATACAGGGGAAGAGGTACTGAGAATGTGCGTGGCAGTGCGGAAGAAGCTACAACTTTATTTTTGGAAGGACAGAGAGTTCCATGAACTACAG GGGGACTTCAGTGTACCTGATGTACCCAAGTCTATGGCCTGGTGTGAAAACTCCATCTGTGTAGGCTTCAAGAGGGACTATTACCTGATACGG GTGGATGGAAAAGGATCCATCAAAGAACTGTTTCCCACAGGGAAGCAGCTTGAACCATTGGTAGCTCCTGTAGCAGATGGAAAAGTTGCGGTTGGCCAAGATGATCTAACAGTTGTGCTCAATGAAGAAGGGATCTGTACTCAGAAATGTGCCTTGAATTGGACAGATATTCCTATAGCCATGG AACACCAGCCTCCCTACATCATTGCTGTTTTGCCAAGGTATGTGGAGATCCGCACTTTTGAACCCCGGCTGCTGGTACAGAGTATCGAGCTGCAGAGACCACGCTTCATCACATCTGGAGG CACAAATATTATATATGTGGCAAGTAATCACTTTGTTTGGCGGCTCATTCCGGTGTCCATAGCCACACAGATCCAGCAGCTTCTGCAGGACAAGCAGTTTGAGTTGGCTTTGCAATTGGCA GAAATGAAGGATGATTCAGATAGTGAGAAGCGACAACAAATTCACCACATAAAGAACCTCTTTGCCTTCAACCTCTTCTGCCAGAAGCGCTTTGATGAATCCATGCAAGTTTTTGCCAAGCTTGGTACAG ATCCCACTCATGTGATGGGTCTGTATCCTGACCTCCTGCCCACAGATTACAGGAAACAGCTACAGTatcccaaccccctgccagggctatctggggcagagctggagaaggCACATTTAGCTCTGATAGACTACCTAACTCAA AAAAGAAGTCATCTGGTGAAGAAGCTAAATGATTCTGACCATCAGTCTAGCACCTCACCCCTGATGGAAGGAACACCCACGATCAAATCCAAAAAGAAGCTGCTACAAATCATTGATACCACCCTGTTAAAGTGTTACCTCCAT ACAAATGTAGCACTGGTGGCACCATTGCTCCGTCTGGAGAACAATCACTGCCATATTGAGGAGAGTGAGCATGTACTAAAGAAGGCACACAAATATAGCGAGCTGATAATTCTGTATGAGAAGAAAGGTCTGCATGAGAAAG CATTACAGGTACTGGTGGATCAGTCAAAAAAAGCCAACTCACCTTTGAAGGGTCATGAGAGGACAGTGCAATATCTGCAGCATTTGG GCACAGAGAACTTGCACTTGGTATTTTCCTACTCTGTCTGGGTGCTAAGAGATTTTCCTGAAGATGGACTGAAG ATATTTACAGAAGACCTCCCTGAAGTGGAAGCTTTGCCACGAGACAAAGTGCTCAGTTTCTTgatagaaaattttaaaagcttgacTATTCCTTATCTG GAACACATCATTCATGTCTGGGAAGAAACCGGTGCAGACTTTCACAACTGTCTGATCCAGCTGTACTGTGAGAAAGTGCAAGGCTTAATGAAAGAATATCTCAATTCTTTCCCTGCAG ATAGAACTCCAGTGcctgctggggaggaaggaggagactTGGGGGATTACCGGaaaaaacttctgctttttctggagAAGTCTAGCTGGTATGAACCTAGTCAACTAATTAGTGACTTCCCCTTTGATG GTCTCCTAGAAGAACGTGCTCTGCTCTTGGGTCGTATGGGGAAGCATGAGCAAGCTCTGTTTATTTATGTTCATATTTTGAAGGACACCAACATGGCTGAAAA CTACTGCCATAAACATTATGAGAGAAACAAAGACGGCAACAAAGAT GTCTACCTGTCACTGCTCCGGATGTATCTCTCCCCACCTAGTGTTCATTGCCTGGGACCAATCAAGATGGAAGTGCTGGAACCTCAAGCCAATCTTCAAGCTGCTCTGCAGGTTTTGGAACTACATCACAGCAAGCTGGATACCACCAAG GCGATAAACCTACTCCCAGCAAATACACAAATTAGTGAGATTCGAATCTTCTTAGAGAAAGTCCTTgaagaaaatgcacagaagaaaagatttaatcAAGTACTCAAGAATCTTCTCCATGCAGAGTTTCTGAGG gtgcaGGAGGAGCGGATCTTGCATCAGCAAGTGAAGTGCATTATTACAGAAGAGAAGGTGTGCACTGTATGTAAGAAGAAGATAGGTAACAG TGCATTTGCTCGATACCCTAATGCAATAGTTGTGCATTATTTCTGCTCCAAAGAAGTCAACACATTGGACACCTGA
- the VPS39 gene encoding vam6/Vps39-like protein isoform X2, whose protein sequence is MHDAFEHVPILEKLPLQIDCLAAWEEWLLVGTKQGHLLLYRIKKDIGCNRFEVTLEKSNKNFSKKIQQIHVVSQFKILVSLLENNVYVHDLLTFQQITTVSKAKGASLFACDLQSNTGEEVLRMCVAVRKKLQLYFWKDREFHELQGDFSVPDVPKSMAWCENSICVGFKRDYYLIRVDGKGSIKELFPTGKQLEPLVAPVADGKVAVGQDDLTVVLNEEGICTQKCALNWTDIPIAMEHQPPYIIAVLPRYVEIRTFEPRLLVQSIELQRPRFITSGGTNIIYVASNHFVWRLIPVSIATQIQQLLQDKQFELALQLAEMKDDSDSEKRQQIHHIKNLFAFNLFCQKRFDESMQVFAKLGTDPTHVMGLYPDLLPTDYRKQLQYPNPLPGLSGAELEKAHLALIDYLTQKRSHLVKKLNDSDHQSSTSPLMEGTPTIKSKKKLLQIIDTTLLKCYLHTNVALVAPLLRLENNHCHIEESEHVLKKAHKYSELIILYEKKGLHEKALQVLVDQSKKANSPLKGHERTVQYLQHLGTENLHLVFSYSVWVLRDFPEDGLKIFTEDLPEVEALPRDKVLSFLIENFKSLTIPYLEHIIHVWEETGADFHNCLIQLYCEKVQGLMKEYLNSFPADRTPVPAGEEGGDLGDYRKKLLLFLEKSSWYEPSQLISDFPFDGLLEERALLLGRMGKHEQALFIYVHILKDTNMAENYCHKHYERNKDGNKDVYLSLLRMYLSPPSVHCLGPIKMEVLEPQANLQAALQVLELHHSKLDTTKAINLLPANTQISEIRIFLEKVLEENAQKKRFNQVLKNLLHAEFLRVQEERILHQQVKCIITEEKVCTVCKKKIGNSAFARYPNAIVVHYFCSKEVNTLDT, encoded by the exons ATGCACGACGCCTTCGAGCATGTACCGATCCTCGAGAAACTGCCGCTGCAGATCGACTGCCTGGCGGCCTGGG AGGAATGGCTCCTTGTTGGTACGAAACAAGGACATCTTCTTCTTTACAGGATCAAGAAAGACATAG GTTGCAATAGGTTTGAAGTGACACTAGAGAAATCCAACAAGAACTTCTCAAAAAAGATTCAGCAG ATTCATGTTGTTTCTCAGTTTAAAATTCTGGTCAGTCTATTAG aaaataacgTTTATGTTCATGACCTGTTGACGTTTCAACAAATCACCACGGTTTCCAAGGCAAAAGGTGCATCTCTCTTTGCTTGTGATCTTCAG TCAAATACAGGGGAAGAGGTACTGAGAATGTGCGTGGCAGTGCGGAAGAAGCTACAACTTTATTTTTGGAAGGACAGAGAGTTCCATGAACTACAG GGGGACTTCAGTGTACCTGATGTACCCAAGTCTATGGCCTGGTGTGAAAACTCCATCTGTGTAGGCTTCAAGAGGGACTATTACCTGATACGG GTGGATGGAAAAGGATCCATCAAAGAACTGTTTCCCACAGGGAAGCAGCTTGAACCATTGGTAGCTCCTGTAGCAGATGGAAAAGTTGCGGTTGGCCAAGATGATCTAACAGTTGTGCTCAATGAAGAAGGGATCTGTACTCAGAAATGTGCCTTGAATTGGACAGATATTCCTATAGCCATGG AACACCAGCCTCCCTACATCATTGCTGTTTTGCCAAGGTATGTGGAGATCCGCACTTTTGAACCCCGGCTGCTGGTACAGAGTATCGAGCTGCAGAGACCACGCTTCATCACATCTGGAGG CACAAATATTATATATGTGGCAAGTAATCACTTTGTTTGGCGGCTCATTCCGGTGTCCATAGCCACACAGATCCAGCAGCTTCTGCAGGACAAGCAGTTTGAGTTGGCTTTGCAATTGGCA GAAATGAAGGATGATTCAGATAGTGAGAAGCGACAACAAATTCACCACATAAAGAACCTCTTTGCCTTCAACCTCTTCTGCCAGAAGCGCTTTGATGAATCCATGCAAGTTTTTGCCAAGCTTGGTACAG ATCCCACTCATGTGATGGGTCTGTATCCTGACCTCCTGCCCACAGATTACAGGAAACAGCTACAGTatcccaaccccctgccagggctatctggggcagagctggagaaggCACATTTAGCTCTGATAGACTACCTAACTCAA AAAAGAAGTCATCTGGTGAAGAAGCTAAATGATTCTGACCATCAGTCTAGCACCTCACCCCTGATGGAAGGAACACCCACGATCAAATCCAAAAAGAAGCTGCTACAAATCATTGATACCACCCTGTTAAAGTGTTACCTCCAT ACAAATGTAGCACTGGTGGCACCATTGCTCCGTCTGGAGAACAATCACTGCCATATTGAGGAGAGTGAGCATGTACTAAAGAAGGCACACAAATATAGCGAGCTGATAATTCTGTATGAGAAGAAAGGTCTGCATGAGAAAG CATTACAGGTACTGGTGGATCAGTCAAAAAAAGCCAACTCACCTTTGAAGGGTCATGAGAGGACAGTGCAATATCTGCAGCATTTGG GCACAGAGAACTTGCACTTGGTATTTTCCTACTCTGTCTGGGTGCTAAGAGATTTTCCTGAAGATGGACTGAAG ATATTTACAGAAGACCTCCCTGAAGTGGAAGCTTTGCCACGAGACAAAGTGCTCAGTTTCTTgatagaaaattttaaaagcttgacTATTCCTTATCTG GAACACATCATTCATGTCTGGGAAGAAACCGGTGCAGACTTTCACAACTGTCTGATCCAGCTGTACTGTGAGAAAGTGCAAGGCTTAATGAAAGAATATCTCAATTCTTTCCCTGCAG ATAGAACTCCAGTGcctgctggggaggaaggaggagactTGGGGGATTACCGGaaaaaacttctgctttttctggagAAGTCTAGCTGGTATGAACCTAGTCAACTAATTAGTGACTTCCCCTTTGATG GTCTCCTAGAAGAACGTGCTCTGCTCTTGGGTCGTATGGGGAAGCATGAGCAAGCTCTGTTTATTTATGTTCATATTTTGAAGGACACCAACATGGCTGAAAA CTACTGCCATAAACATTATGAGAGAAACAAAGACGGCAACAAAGAT GTCTACCTGTCACTGCTCCGGATGTATCTCTCCCCACCTAGTGTTCATTGCCTGGGACCAATCAAGATGGAAGTGCTGGAACCTCAAGCCAATCTTCAAGCTGCTCTGCAGGTTTTGGAACTACATCACAGCAAGCTGGATACCACCAAG GCGATAAACCTACTCCCAGCAAATACACAAATTAGTGAGATTCGAATCTTCTTAGAGAAAGTCCTTgaagaaaatgcacagaagaaaagatttaatcAAGTACTCAAGAATCTTCTCCATGCAGAGTTTCTGAGG gtgcaGGAGGAGCGGATCTTGCATCAGCAAGTGAAGTGCATTATTACAGAAGAGAAGGTGTGCACTGTATGTAAGAAGAAGATAGGTAACAG TGCATTTGCTCGATACCCTAATGCAATAGTTGTGCATTATTTCTGCTCCAAAGAAGTCAACACATTGGACACCTGA